A window of the Oscillospiraceae bacterium NTUH-002-81 genome harbors these coding sequences:
- a CDS encoding glycosyltransferase family 39 protein, whose amino-acid sequence MRVDRNFIEQLSKWVVCIVFSAILFISICVAAFHSKIYLGEVIGGIACGGIIYGTMRVVFTKERKLSEMQSFIMLLALTVIVKFLVVLLIKPVPNQDDLRIFQYCGELLKNGRMVDNARFIALFPHLLGYVSFLVPLFKVFGYYTAVARLANAFLSVIAMAAIYGIARNLSNRNGASAAALLWIISPMQSLWNCFVLSETYYTTLLLLIFLLIIRGLKKEFEKRIEIFRWVAIGILLSLFNMTRPVAIVVILALILTIIFIYNKKVNFKSLLILIIVGISFLTCQRILGIYTVHILGQSPAGLPWYSIAVGSNEKYGGLWNIEDWKLLFQYSNDPDITASDVQMKMLPIAISHIRNITNLGKFLVTKIWNLVGNGKAVVQWLLIGNVDFSVKIVNYLKAGINIFFYGISILGFWGGIRSKKNKDIYILYVAYIGLFLSYMLVEVQGRYNYPLFAILILLAGVTVGTAKDEI is encoded by the coding sequence ATGAGAGTGGATAGAAATTTTATAGAACAATTATCAAAGTGGGTAGTTTGCATCGTGTTTTCAGCAATCCTATTTATAAGTATCTGTGTTGCAGCATTTCATTCAAAAATTTATCTGGGTGAGGTTATTGGAGGTATTGCTTGTGGTGGAATTATTTACGGAACAATGCGGGTGGTATTTACCAAGGAAAGAAAGCTTTCAGAAATGCAAAGTTTTATCATGCTACTTGCTTTGACAGTAATTGTAAAGTTTTTGGTTGTCTTATTGATAAAACCAGTGCCTAACCAGGATGATTTAAGAATATTTCAGTATTGCGGAGAATTGTTGAAAAATGGAAGAATGGTAGATAATGCCCGATTCATAGCACTGTTTCCGCACTTGCTTGGGTATGTTAGTTTCTTGGTTCCATTGTTTAAAGTATTTGGGTATTATACGGCCGTGGCGCGACTTGCAAATGCTTTTTTGAGCGTGATAGCAATGGCTGCTATTTACGGTATAGCAAGAAATTTGTCAAATAGAAATGGTGCTTCGGCGGCAGCACTTCTTTGGATAATATCTCCGATGCAAAGCCTATGGAATTGTTTTGTTTTGTCGGAGACATATTACACAACGTTATTGTTACTGATATTTTTACTTATTATTCGCGGACTAAAAAAGGAATTTGAAAAAAGGATAGAGATTTTCAGATGGGTAGCAATAGGAATTCTACTGTCGTTGTTCAATATGACTCGTCCGGTTGCGATTGTTGTTATTTTGGCGTTGATTCTGACAATTATTTTCATTTACAATAAAAAAGTGAACTTTAAAAGTCTGTTAATACTTATAATAGTTGGAATAAGTTTTCTGACATGCCAGAGAATCCTGGGAATATATACAGTACATATTTTAGGACAATCTCCGGCAGGTCTTCCGTGGTATAGCATAGCTGTGGGTAGCAATGAGAAATACGGAGGATTGTGGAATATAGAAGACTGGAAACTACTGTTCCAATATTCAAATGATCCCGATATCACAGCATCAGATGTTCAAATGAAAATGTTGCCGATTGCAATTTCTCATATTAGAAATATAACAAATTTAGGGAAATTTCTGGTGACAAAAATATGGAATCTGGTAGGAAACGGAAAAGCTGTTGTACAGTGGTTGTTGATAGGAAATGTTGACTTCTCTGTAAAAATAGTTAACTATTTGAAAGCTGGTATAAATATATTCTTTTATGGCATTTCCATATTAGGATTTTGGGGAGGGATCCGATCAAAGAAAAATAAGGATATCTATATTTTGTATGTAGCTTATATCGGTTTATTCTTATCATACATGTTGGTAGAAGTACAGGGACGATATAATTATCCGTTGTTTGCTATTTTAATACTCTTGGCGGGAGTGACAGTTGGTACTGCTAAAGACGAAATATGA
- the wzy gene encoding O-antigen polysaccharide polymerase Wzy: MTFSWLCAGLAKAEQLRNRGVVSYTFGPLIDWLRHGTIARLLGADALTESNSIQNATESNILAHHLSWILLGKKKYLQGHGTGSCYILELFLDFRFWGVFLVGILLGMCLFAFFPFGWEKCRDLFISVYDDQWLFIHAQGVCVESN; encoded by the coding sequence GTGACTTTTTCATGGCTGTGCGCGGGATTGGCCAAAGCAGAGCAGTTGAGAAACCGGGGCGTTGTATCTTATACGTTTGGCCCCCTGATTGATTGGCTGCGCCATGGGACGATTGCGAGATTGCTGGGAGCGGATGCATTGACGGAAAGCAACTCTATACAAAATGCAACCGAAAGTAATATATTAGCACATCATTTGTCCTGGATACTTCTTGGAAAGAAAAAATATCTGCAAGGGCATGGAACGGGTTCTTGTTATATCTTGGAACTGTTTCTTGATTTCCGTTTCTGGGGTGTCTTTTTAGTGGGAATCTTATTGGGGATGTGCTTGTTTGCTTTTTTTCCGTTTGGCTGGGAAAAGTGTAGGGATCTGTTCATTTCTGTTTATGACGATCAATGGCTTTTTATACATGCCCAGGGCGTGTGCGTTGAAAGCAATTGA
- the wzy gene encoding O-antigen polysaccharide polymerase Wzy: protein MLQKTKYGKQAALIVFIASYLCEVVVIIEKVMFIISHSYVSYYVDFKSSLPYIIYVGSTFMFFSLCIWLAFLPSKKEAYIVLGSYVILRLPMAICGARTDFVLAILFSMVYFFFRDYLERKHEWVGAWEKRFMIIGATVGIVLLGILNYIREQKTVVSFFSVCLI, encoded by the coding sequence ATGCTTCAAAAAACAAAATATGGGAAACAAGCGGCTTTGATTGTGTTTATAGCAAGCTATTTATGTGAAGTTGTGGTGATAATAGAAAAGGTCATGTTTATTATTTCCCATTCTTATGTATCATACTATGTCGATTTTAAAAGTAGCTTACCTTATATTATTTACGTGGGCTCTACATTTATGTTTTTTAGTTTATGTATCTGGCTTGCGTTCTTACCAAGTAAAAAAGAGGCATATATAGTCCTGGGATCATATGTAATATTGCGATTGCCAATGGCAATTTGTGGTGCTCGTACAGATTTTGTTTTAGCAATTTTGTTTTCGATGGTTTATTTTTTCTTCCGGGATTACCTGGAGCGAAAGCATGAATGGGTTGGAGCATGGGAAAAACGGTTCATGATTATTGGTGCAACGGTTGGGATTGTTCTGCTGGGAATTTTAAACTATATTCGGGAACAAAAAACGGTAGTTTCGTTTTTCTCCGTTTGTCTTATTTGA
- a CDS encoding CDP-glycerol glycerophosphotransferase family protein codes for MKDEVNILVRKGIRFAFHLFFVFPIKRNRIMFESYKGKSYSCNPKYVSEYLYNNHKNEFELVWVFREPEKHRDIKGITSVKYNSLKYFYYRFTSKIIICNMTDEVYLPKRKQQVVINTWHAGGAYKRVGLSYSATFSKATQWQDEIVRKETSYYVSSSALFTKYNIQEAYHYDGEVLNIGMPRNDCLFDRSKIELLSDKVRDSFKAQEKVIVLYAPTFRGDFSHAESLKVSLPFETVIREMENKYGKEAVIFNRSHYTSKDVYTGDNKKVIDVTSHEDMQELLAAADLLITDYSSSIWDFAILGKPCILYIPDFDEYMGDRGTYTPVEKWPGIIAKNESELENVIRDVSEEKCRQMADQHLKLFGSYENGNASALLYKKIREVIS; via the coding sequence TTGAAAGATGAAGTAAATATTTTGGTGAGAAAGGGGATTCGTTTCGCATTTCACCTGTTTTTTGTATTTCCCATCAAAAGAAATCGGATCATGTTTGAAAGCTATAAAGGGAAGTCTTATTCATGTAATCCGAAATATGTTTCAGAATATTTATATAATAATCATAAGAATGAGTTTGAACTGGTTTGGGTTTTCAGAGAGCCTGAAAAACATAGAGATATAAAAGGAATAACAAGTGTTAAATATAATAGTTTGAAGTACTTTTATTACCGTTTTACATCCAAAATCATTATCTGTAATATGACAGATGAAGTATATCTGCCTAAAAGAAAACAGCAGGTTGTTATCAATACCTGGCATGCGGGAGGGGCATATAAGCGGGTAGGATTGTCATATTCTGCGACATTTTCCAAGGCGACACAATGGCAGGATGAGATTGTGCGGAAAGAAACAAGTTATTATGTTTCAAGTTCAGCATTATTTACAAAATATAATATCCAAGAGGCATATCATTATGACGGAGAAGTGCTGAATATTGGAATGCCAAGAAACGATTGTCTGTTTGACAGGAGTAAGATTGAACTGTTATCGGATAAGGTCCGGGATTCATTTAAAGCGCAGGAGAAAGTAATTGTTTTATATGCGCCGACTTTTCGCGGGGATTTTAGCCATGCAGAATCATTGAAAGTAAGTCTGCCTTTTGAAACTGTAATCAGAGAAATGGAAAATAAATATGGTAAGGAGGCTGTGATATTTAATCGCTCTCATTATACAAGCAAAGATGTATATACAGGTGATAATAAAAAAGTGATAGATGTGACATCTCACGAGGACATGCAGGAATTGCTGGCCGCAGCAGATTTGCTGATCACAGATTATTCTTCCAGTATTTGGGATTTTGCAATTTTAGGGAAGCCCTGCATATTGTACATTCCAGATTTTGATGAATATATGGGTGACAGAGGAACTTACACGCCGGTAGAAAAATGGCCTGGAATTATTGCAAAGAATGAAAGTGAATTAGAAAATGTGATCAGAGATGTTTCTGAGGAGAAATGTCGCCAGATGGCAGATCAGCATTTGAAACTATTTGGTTCGTATGAAAATGGCAATGCGTCTGCACTTTTGTATAAAAAAATCAGAGAGGTAATCAGTTGA
- a CDS encoding LicD family protein → MVKISSDDLQKLHELTLQMAEVFVDFCRKNHLTCYLCGGGCIGAVRHKGWIPWDDDLDFFMPREDYEKAVKLWKIQMKNSRYKMELSDQEHIIGNLFFVIRDSETTYIKPYQKDMDITQGIVLDVLPLDGYPNGRVARKIQCFWALIYSLYCAQIVPENHGKVVKMIGKTLLKLVPGKKAKYKLYMFAKKQMTKYAIRDCKGITELCSGPGYMKNWYPKSAFEKVVFVPFEETKLPIPVGYDAYLRIAFGDYMKLPPQEKQVASHDVIFMDLDHSYRKYRGIKYLKNQNTRRK, encoded by the coding sequence ATGGTAAAAATTTCTAGTGATGATTTGCAAAAACTACATGAGTTGACGTTGCAAATGGCAGAAGTATTTGTTGATTTTTGCAGGAAGAATCATTTGACATGCTATTTGTGTGGAGGTGGTTGTATTGGCGCTGTTCGGCATAAGGGATGGATTCCGTGGGACGATGATCTGGATTTCTTTATGCCACGTGAAGATTATGAAAAAGCGGTGAAACTGTGGAAAATACAGATGAAAAATAGCCGTTATAAAATGGAACTTTCTGATCAGGAGCATATTATCGGAAATCTTTTTTTTGTAATTCGCGACAGTGAAACAACATACATTAAGCCTTACCAGAAAGACATGGATATAACACAGGGTATTGTTTTGGATGTTTTGCCGTTAGATGGCTATCCGAATGGTCGGGTTGCTCGTAAGATACAGTGCTTTTGGGCGTTGATTTATTCGTTGTATTGCGCACAGATCGTGCCGGAAAACCATGGAAAAGTGGTAAAAATGATTGGGAAAACCCTGTTAAAATTAGTACCGGGGAAAAAGGCAAAATACAAGTTATATATGTTCGCAAAAAAACAAATGACAAAATATGCGATTCGCGATTGCAAAGGTATTACAGAATTATGTTCAGGTCCGGGATATATGAAAAACTGGTATCCGAAAAGTGCATTTGAAAAAGTAGTTTTTGTGCCATTTGAAGAAACAAAGCTTCCTATTCCTGTCGGGTATGATGCTTATCTCAGAATTGCTTTTGGAGATTATATGAAATTGCCGCCACAGGAAAAACAAGTGGCTTCTCATGATGTCATTTTCATGGATTTAGATCACTCTTACAGGAAATACAGAGGAATCAAATATTTGAAAAATCAGAACACGAGGAGAAAATAA
- the wzy gene encoding O-antigen polysaccharide polymerase Wzy, whose translation MVADRYRSFMRIVRILSIILAVLGVVKGWENLLFGAILILWGHNMMFSLKNQEGRLPFLLFHITFFTFLLGRPLLTILHSDGLILYEVKRYQATAESVMLALELIFLSLIGLWMGAQLSLYLEKAEKQTYEASKMKDASKNKIWETSGFDCVYSKLFM comes from the coding sequence ATGGTGGCTGATAGATATAGAAGTTTTATGAGAATTGTGCGGATATTGAGTATTATTCTGGCTGTTTTGGGAGTCGTGAAAGGCTGGGAAAATCTTCTCTTTGGAGCAATCTTGATTTTATGGGGACATAATATGATGTTTTCTTTGAAAAATCAGGAGGGAAGGCTGCCTTTTTTACTTTTTCATATAACCTTTTTTACATTTTTATTAGGGCGTCCTTTACTGACTATTTTACACAGTGACGGATTGATTTTGTATGAAGTAAAACGATATCAGGCAACGGCGGAATCTGTAATGCTGGCACTGGAACTGATTTTCCTTTCTTTGATAGGGTTATGGATGGGGGCGCAGCTTAGCCTATATTTAGAAAAAGCAGAAAAGCAAACATATGAAGCTTCTAAAATGAAGGATGCTTCAAAAAACAAAATATGGGAAACAAGCGGCTTTGATTGTGTTTATAGCAAGCTATTTATGTGA
- a CDS encoding DUF6077 domain-containing protein, which translates to MIDILKIVTIISLNLCIYYFCGEWVCKGAKIAGNILEKMIIGFFLYFALFQMVVLPAILMQGRMRIVVDIWKIVILLILCAGIYLLKQRKKGMQLKMKRNFNFFLVVFTGLLIVLQIYYMVRNGYNGWDTAYYVGTMNTTMQTDTMYIYNGNDGIKESIIDFRYALSGFYMYGVVMCRIFKIHVLLYCRYVIPTILSILSNAILFEMGMFFSKDWSTTYALEFVLFADVLNFAFVSTYSTSEFLLTRGMEAKGYCSNVIIPAIFLIVLHLNEECKSKKYWVFLFIIAIACNAVSFSAVLLAPVLMSITILTLFFMKREIGILWRYGVVMIVPSVYAIVYFLFSKDILTIKVR; encoded by the coding sequence ATGATAGATATATTAAAAATAGTTACAATAATATCTTTGAATCTTTGTATATATTATTTTTGCGGCGAATGGGTATGTAAAGGTGCCAAGATTGCCGGTAATATATTAGAAAAAATGATAATAGGTTTCTTTCTGTATTTTGCCCTTTTTCAAATGGTCGTGTTACCTGCGATATTGATGCAGGGCAGGATGCGTATCGTGGTGGATATCTGGAAAATCGTGATCCTGCTCATATTATGTGCGGGCATATATTTGCTGAAACAAAGAAAAAAGGGAATGCAACTGAAAATGAAGAGAAATTTTAATTTCTTTTTAGTTGTCTTTACTGGATTACTTATTGTACTGCAGATATATTATATGGTGCGTAATGGATATAACGGTTGGGATACTGCTTATTATGTGGGTACAATGAACACAACCATGCAGACAGATACGATGTATATTTATAATGGTAATGACGGGATAAAAGAGTCGATTATTGATTTTAGATATGCGCTTTCGGGTTTTTATATGTATGGTGTTGTGATGTGCAGAATATTTAAAATCCATGTTCTTTTATATTGTCGATATGTCATTCCGACGATTTTATCCATTCTTTCTAATGCAATACTATTTGAAATGGGAATGTTTTTTTCAAAGGATTGGAGTACAACTTATGCTTTGGAATTTGTACTGTTTGCAGATGTTCTGAACTTTGCTTTTGTTTCTACATACAGTACATCAGAGTTTTTGCTGACAAGGGGAATGGAGGCAAAAGGATATTGCAGTAACGTGATTATTCCAGCGATATTTTTGATTGTACTTCATCTTAATGAAGAATGTAAGTCTAAAAAATACTGGGTTTTTTTATTCATAATTGCTATCGCCTGTAATGCAGTTTCTTTTTCTGCAGTATTGTTGGCACCCGTCCTTATGTCGATTACTATTTTGACGCTATTTTTTATGAAGCGGGAAATAGGAATTTTGTGGAGATATGGAGTGGTTATGATAGTTCCTTCAGTATATGCGATTGTCTACTTCTTGTTTTCTAAAGATATTTTAACAATAAAGGTGAGATAA
- a CDS encoding glycosyltransferase family 2 protein — protein MEFRKIDVSVIVPVYMEEAYIENCIKSLIEQEFLREKMEWIFVDGGSTDKTIDILKRYQNEYPCLLKYYDNPKRIQSCAMNIGIKHALGRYIIRLDAHAEYPSDYIVKCVSYLENTDADNVGGIIITKSRSKTGTNIAKMLSSKFGVGNSKFRTYGSSGYVDTVPYGAFRREVFEKWGGFDERLARGEDNEINYRIRKNGGKVFMTSDITSTYYCRDTFKSLCEMAFQNGKWNVITNKYVPGSMGIRHFVPLAFLSSLIGLCLGSFWSKTIRKMLIGEMGSYLILDGYFSCCLGETIFDKLQLMSLYFLFHLSYGAGSLIGLKELLKR, from the coding sequence ATGGAATTTAGAAAGATAGATGTGTCTGTGATCGTTCCAGTATATATGGAGGAAGCATATATTGAAAACTGTATAAAGTCTTTGATAGAACAAGAGTTCTTGCGAGAGAAAATGGAATGGATTTTTGTGGATGGAGGATCTACCGATAAAACAATAGACATTTTAAAAAGATATCAGAATGAATATCCGTGTTTATTAAAATATTATGATAATCCCAAAAGAATACAGTCTTGTGCAATGAATATAGGAATTAAGCATGCCTTGGGAAGATACATTATCCGTTTAGATGCACATGCAGAATACCCATCAGATTATATCGTAAAATGTGTTTCTTATTTGGAAAACACAGATGCTGATAATGTGGGGGGAATTATAATTACGAAAAGTCGTTCTAAGACAGGAACGAATATTGCTAAGATGCTATCTTCAAAATTCGGAGTCGGAAATTCAAAGTTTCGAACATATGGCAGCAGCGGATATGTAGACACGGTGCCTTATGGAGCCTTTCGGAGAGAGGTATTTGAAAAGTGGGGTGGATTTGATGAACGTCTTGCTCGGGGGGAAGACAATGAAATAAATTACCGGATTCGAAAAAATGGCGGAAAAGTTTTTATGACAAGCGATATTACGAGTACATATTATTGTCGTGATACGTTTAAATCTTTATGCGAGATGGCATTTCAAAATGGGAAATGGAATGTGATCACGAATAAGTATGTCCCAGGATCTATGGGGATAAGACACTTTGTGCCTTTGGCATTTTTGAGTTCTCTTATCGGATTATGCCTAGGTAGTTTTTGGTCAAAAACAATAAGAAAAATGCTTATAGGAGAAATGGGGTCGTATTTGATTTTGGATGGTTACTTTTCCTGCTGTTTGGGAGAAACCATATTTGACAAGCTTCAGTTGATGAGTTTGTATTTCTTGTTTCATCTGTCCTATGGGGCGGGTTCCTTGATAGGGCTGAAAGAATTGCTGAAAAGATAG
- a CDS encoding glycosyltransferase family 2 protein — protein sequence MGESIKNNPLVSVIVPVYNVEKYIDKCIESIQKQTLDNIEIILVDDGSTDLSGKKCDAYLTDNRIKVIHKKNGGLSEARNFGIRAATAPYVGFVDSDDYIAADMYEVLYKRITEENADIAFCGMYDCYANRTKPSYEKTEGKFVTDAEEAIKLVMHGKMASVTAVNKLYKKELLDENCFLVGKTSEDAHFIIPFLTKIKKAAFDMTPEYYYVHRGGTITTKPFIEKDLSICEAYLNNRKIIEEKYPSLTELADFRVYWSWFYVLDKMLRIKTRDDSVWKKKIISCIRKNYRKIMKNPFVGKGRKIAATGLMLNEKFYLVCLKLYTKRNKQLIGQE from the coding sequence ATGGGAGAAAGTATAAAGAACAATCCACTGGTTTCGGTTATTGTTCCGGTATATAATGTGGAAAAATATATAGATAAATGTATCGAATCTATTCAAAAACAGACGCTTGATAATATAGAGATTATTCTTGTAGATGATGGCTCTACAGATCTATCAGGAAAAAAATGTGATGCATATTTAACGGATAATAGAATTAAAGTGATACATAAGAAGAATGGAGGGCTAAGTGAAGCTCGTAATTTTGGAATTCGAGCTGCAACAGCGCCGTATGTAGGGTTTGTGGATAGTGACGATTATATAGCGGCAGATATGTATGAGGTATTATATAAAAGAATTACAGAAGAGAATGCAGATATCGCATTCTGCGGGATGTATGACTGCTATGCAAATAGGACAAAGCCTTCTTATGAGAAAACGGAAGGAAAATTTGTAACAGATGCGGAGGAAGCCATTAAACTTGTTATGCATGGGAAAATGGCATCTGTAACAGCGGTTAATAAATTATATAAAAAAGAACTGCTGGATGAGAATTGTTTTTTGGTAGGAAAGACCTCTGAGGATGCACATTTTATTATTCCTTTTTTGACGAAGATAAAAAAGGCTGCGTTTGATATGACTCCAGAATATTACTATGTACACAGAGGAGGGACAATTACAACCAAACCATTTATAGAAAAGGATCTTAGTATCTGTGAGGCGTATTTAAACAATAGGAAAATAATAGAAGAGAAATATCCGTCATTGACAGAACTTGCTGATTTTCGTGTCTACTGGAGCTGGTTTTATGTATTGGATAAAATGCTTCGAATAAAAACCAGGGACGATTCCGTGTGGAAGAAGAAGATTATTTCGTGCATCAGAAAAAACTATAGAAAAATAATGAAAAATCCATTTGTTGGGAAAGGAAGAAAGATAGCAGCAACGGGACTGATGCTGAATGAAAAATTCTATCTGGTGTGTCTTAAATTGTACACAAAACGAAATAAGCAGTTGATTGGGCAGGAATAG
- a CDS encoding NAD-dependent epimerase/dehydratase family protein, with amino-acid sequence MVKIEKYAEDVSCVSNLSLDWEMLKGKTVLISGASGLIGTFLIDVLMEKKIGIQIIALGRDEEQAKIRFARYWDCPEFLFVKGDINKTLELEMLTHVDYVIHAASNTHPLMYSSDPIGTLMTNLTGTKNLLDVAVQKKCKRFVFLSSVEIYGENRGDVDYFDEAYCGYIDCNTLRAGYPEGKRAGESLCQAYRKMYGIEVVIPRLARCYGPTMKLSDTKAISQFIKKGIAGEDIVLKSEGNQLYSYTYVADAVSGILTILMRGKDGEAYNIADPESDITLKDLANMIAAYVGKKVVFEIPDVQESAGYSKATKALMSSHKLKTLGWKAGWTMEDGICRTLEILK; translated from the coding sequence ATGGTTAAAATAGAAAAATATGCAGAGGATGTTTCATGTGTTTCTAATCTTTCCCTGGATTGGGAGATGCTGAAGGGAAAAACGGTTTTGATTTCCGGTGCCAGCGGATTGATCGGAACATTTTTGATTGATGTATTGATGGAAAAAAAGATCGGAATCCAAATTATCGCATTGGGAAGAGATGAGGAACAGGCCAAAATACGTTTTGCAAGATATTGGGATTGCCCGGAATTTTTGTTCGTGAAAGGTGACATTAATAAGACATTAGAACTGGAAATGCTCACACATGTGGACTATGTGATTCACGCCGCAAGCAATACACATCCATTGATGTATTCTTCAGATCCGATCGGAACCTTGATGACCAATTTGACGGGAACGAAAAATTTGTTGGATGTGGCTGTACAAAAGAAATGCAAGCGTTTTGTTTTCTTGTCCAGTGTGGAAATATATGGAGAAAACAGAGGCGATGTTGATTATTTTGATGAAGCTTATTGCGGGTATATTGACTGCAATACGTTAAGAGCAGGATATCCGGAGGGGAAAAGAGCGGGAGAATCCCTTTGCCAGGCTTATAGAAAAATGTATGGCATAGAGGTTGTGATTCCAAGACTTGCAAGATGTTATGGACCGACAATGAAATTATCGGACACGAAAGCGATTTCTCAGTTTATAAAGAAGGGAATTGCGGGAGAGGATATTGTCTTAAAAAGCGAGGGAAATCAGCTTTACTCGTACACATATGTGGCGGATGCAGTATCAGGTATTCTCACAATTCTTATGAGGGGAAAGGATGGAGAGGCGTATAATATCGCTGATCCGGAATCTGACATTACGCTAAAAGATTTGGCCAATATGATTGCTGCTTATGTGGGGAAAAAGGTGGTATTTGAAATACCGGATGTACAGGAATCTGCCGGATATTCCAAAGCAACCAAGGCATTGATGTCTTCCCATAAATTAAAAACACTGGGCTGGAAAGCGGGCTGGACAATGGAAGACGGAATATGCAGAACTTTAGAAATTTTAAAATAG
- a CDS encoding IspD/TarI family cytidylyltransferase yields MNIAIIIAGGSGHRMKQDIPKQFINVYDKPILVYTLEGFQKHPEIDEIEVVCLDGWQELVWAYANQFNITKLKWVVRGGNSAQESIRNGVYHLESVCTEKDIIVIHDGIRPMIDDTVLSDVIVTCKKYGNAVSSLPYNEQIFRTEDGETSCEYIPRDTLRRVSTPQAYYFGKLDQAYHEAFEKEIGIYGSSYTNTMMVDLGEKLHFAAGSDRNIKLTTKDDLEMFKAYMKMEKDVWLK; encoded by the coding sequence ATGAATATAGCAATTATTATAGCAGGCGGCAGTGGACATCGGATGAAACAGGATATCCCGAAACAATTTATCAATGTATATGATAAGCCGATTCTTGTATACACATTGGAAGGGTTTCAGAAACATCCTGAGATAGACGAGATAGAGGTTGTCTGCCTAGACGGCTGGCAGGAATTGGTATGGGCATATGCAAATCAGTTTAATATTACGAAGTTGAAATGGGTGGTACGCGGAGGAAATTCTGCCCAGGAGTCCATACGGAATGGTGTATATCATTTGGAAAGTGTATGTACTGAAAAGGATATTATCGTGATACATGATGGAATACGTCCGATGATAGATGATACGGTACTTTCAGATGTGATTGTCACATGCAAAAAATATGGAAATGCAGTGTCGTCCCTGCCGTATAATGAGCAGATTTTCAGAACAGAGGATGGTGAAACCAGCTGCGAGTATATTCCAAGAGATACTTTGCGCCGTGTGTCAACGCCGCAGGCCTATTATTTTGGAAAACTTGATCAGGCCTATCACGAAGCTTTTGAAAAAGAGATTGGAATCTATGGTTCGTCCTATACCAACACAATGATGGTCGATCTGGGTGAAAAGCTTCACTTTGCAGCGGGATCGGATCGAAATATAAAACTGACAACCAAAGATGATTTAGAGATGTTTAAGGCTTATATGAAGATGGAGAAAGATGTATGGTTAAAATAG